A single window of Archangium gephyra DNA harbors:
- the mutL gene encoding DNA mismatch repair endonuclease MutL, whose amino-acid sequence MARIARLSDVLINKIAAGEVVERPASVVKELVENSIDAGSRTIRVALEKGGLGRITISDDGHGMGMEDARLCLERHATSKLRELDDLFTINTKGFRGEALPAIASVSRFTLHTAEPGAQVGTKVVVEGGSDPLVEEAPPRVGTVISVEDLFYNTPARRKFMKREATELQHAEEAVIRLALAHPDVAFFVEHGGQQLFTSPASPGDPRERIAAALGPGVHPHLVPVEERRLGVSVTGHIASPEYTLPNARGIYTFVNRRYIRDRGLNSAIQRAFQEFLASGRQPVVVLFIDVDPRAVDVNVHPQKQEVRFADAKGVGDTVHAAISRALRAAPWLGNKGEGGGPEQPRQAAHYAMAVERFLTRAQEATWGAPLPLPGTQDAPVPGGGPTSPLPFAPTSMQGPSGPAFAPVTTLLPGRAPAFGQAQPQLNEAPPPGYFGALRPMGVLGERFHVCEGPGGTLVVLDAHAALERARLMGFQRMVEREEAPVPTLFGAMVELPVSVAKALVEGREALARLGLEVEPFGGTTLALKAVPPSLVGADARALLEALARALPPPGSALDGTTLAEGLRVLACHAARHAEGQLSEGKLRSLLGELDAADFHPSCIHGTVVVLEVPLLELERRALRPPNPKI is encoded by the coding sequence ATGGCACGTATCGCCCGTCTCAGTGACGTCCTCATCAACAAGATCGCCGCCGGTGAGGTGGTGGAGCGCCCCGCCTCCGTCGTGAAGGAGCTGGTGGAGAATTCCATCGACGCTGGCTCTCGCACCATCCGCGTGGCGCTGGAGAAGGGGGGCCTGGGGCGCATCACCATCTCGGACGACGGGCACGGCATGGGGATGGAGGACGCGCGGCTGTGCCTGGAGCGCCACGCCACCAGCAAGCTGCGCGAGCTGGACGATCTGTTCACCATCAACACCAAGGGCTTCCGGGGCGAGGCGCTGCCGGCCATCGCCTCGGTGTCGCGCTTCACCCTGCACACGGCCGAGCCGGGGGCGCAGGTGGGCACGAAGGTGGTGGTGGAGGGCGGGAGCGATCCGCTGGTGGAGGAGGCGCCGCCGCGGGTGGGGACGGTCATCTCGGTGGAGGACCTGTTCTACAACACGCCCGCGCGGCGCAAGTTCATGAAGCGCGAGGCCACGGAGCTGCAGCACGCGGAGGAGGCGGTCATCCGGCTGGCGCTGGCGCACCCGGACGTGGCCTTCTTCGTGGAGCACGGGGGCCAGCAGCTCTTCACCAGCCCGGCGAGCCCGGGAGACCCGCGCGAGCGCATCGCCGCGGCGCTGGGGCCGGGGGTGCACCCGCACCTGGTGCCGGTGGAGGAGCGGCGGCTGGGGGTGAGCGTGACGGGGCACATTGCCTCGCCCGAGTACACGCTGCCCAACGCGCGCGGCATCTACACCTTCGTCAACCGCCGCTACATCCGGGACCGGGGCCTCAACAGCGCCATCCAGCGCGCCTTCCAGGAGTTCCTCGCGTCGGGGCGCCAGCCGGTGGTGGTGCTCTTCATCGACGTGGACCCGCGGGCGGTGGACGTGAACGTGCACCCGCAGAAGCAGGAGGTGCGCTTCGCGGACGCCAAGGGCGTGGGGGACACGGTGCACGCGGCCATCTCCCGGGCGCTCCGGGCCGCGCCCTGGCTGGGCAACAAGGGGGAGGGTGGGGGGCCCGAGCAACCGCGGCAGGCCGCCCACTACGCCATGGCCGTGGAGCGCTTCCTCACCCGCGCGCAGGAGGCCACCTGGGGTGCGCCACTGCCACTGCCTGGCACCCAGGATGCCCCCGTTCCCGGAGGGGGCCCCACCTCGCCGCTGCCCTTCGCCCCCACGTCCATGCAGGGGCCCTCGGGCCCGGCCTTCGCGCCCGTCACCACGCTGCTGCCGGGGCGCGCGCCCGCCTTCGGCCAGGCCCAGCCCCAGCTCAACGAGGCGCCGCCGCCGGGCTACTTCGGCGCGCTGCGGCCCATGGGGGTGCTGGGCGAGCGCTTCCACGTGTGCGAGGGGCCCGGTGGCACGCTGGTGGTGCTGGACGCGCACGCGGCCCTGGAGCGGGCGCGGCTGATGGGCTTCCAGCGGATGGTGGAGCGCGAGGAGGCGCCGGTGCCCACGCTCTTCGGCGCCATGGTGGAGCTGCCGGTGTCGGTGGCCAAGGCGTTGGTGGAGGGGCGCGAGGCGCTCGCGCGGCTGGGGCTGGAGGTGGAGCCCTTCGGTGGGACGACGCTGGCGCTCAAGGCGGTGCCGCCCTCGCTGGTGGGCGCGGACGCCCGGGCGCTGCTGGAGGCGCTGGCGCGAGCCCTGCCGCCGCCCGGCTCGGCGCTGGATGGCACGACGCTGGCCGAGGGCCTCCGGGTGCTGGCCTGCCATGCCGCGCGCCATGCCGAGGGCCAGCTCAGCGAGGGCAAGCTCCGGTCGCTCCTGGGCGAGCTGGACGCGGCGGACTTCCACCCCTCCTGCATCCACGGCACGGTGGTGGTGCTCGAGGTGCCGCTGCTGGAGCTGGAGCGGCGCGCCCTGCGGCCTCCCAACCCGAAAATTTGA